Proteins from a single region of Nocardiopsis dassonvillei subsp. dassonvillei DSM 43111:
- a CDS encoding MMPL family transporter: MATSPTTTSPPGRQGAPPGRPPLLVRLGDGLARRPGRVILAGVALVLVALALAAGTMDRLLLSRFESPGSESLRVEQQLEEGFGTGKHHFLLLVTAQRGTVDDPGVVEAATALERDLASREGVAETASYWGRGGSPAMRSEDGTQALITVRMEGTVTEARTALGGISPDFTRDDEVIRVEVGGGDEVFRQAAEQAQADFLLAEAIVFPLVFVLLLVLYRRISVAALTLGMGLLSVVTTLALLRGVTYLTDVSTFAANLTLVMGVGLGVDYGLFVINRFREELARGRRVPEAVSLAVSKAGRTVLFSGLTVAVALSCLMLFPFPFLQSFAYAGVGTVLTSVFAALVILPAALAKVGHRVRPKREPDPDSGWWHSTALRMMRRPLLWGLPALAVVLVLAAPAVGLDFGLPDARVLPQGASSRDVQDQIGANFVQEEMDAVQVLVDVPGREAEADVISAYAADLSRVEGVYQVDALTGRFSGGERTDGAEPRAQERFGSAERTWLSVVPTAGALEDVEDLIDRVRDVPAPGETRIGGYPADLTDFREALLGQVPLVFGLILAITFVILFLMTGSILLPAKAIVLNVLSLAVMFGVMVWIFQEGNLSGLLGFTANGTLETTFPILMFCIAFGLSMDYEVFMMSRIKEEYDLTGDNTRAVAAGLQRSGPLVTAAAVILAASFAAYAVSDVLYLMMLAVGMAVVILVDATLIRGVLVPVFMRLAGRANWWAPAPLKRVHARFGVSE, from the coding sequence ATGGCCACGTCCCCGACGACCACCTCACCCCCCGGCCGCCAGGGGGCGCCACCGGGAAGGCCCCCGCTCCTGGTCCGGCTCGGCGACGGGCTGGCCCGCCGCCCGGGCCGGGTGATCCTGGCCGGCGTCGCGCTGGTGCTGGTCGCCCTGGCCCTGGCGGCGGGCACCATGGACCGGCTGCTGCTCAGCCGCTTCGAGAGCCCCGGATCGGAGTCGCTGCGCGTCGAACAGCAGCTGGAGGAGGGCTTCGGCACCGGCAAGCACCACTTCCTCCTGCTCGTCACCGCCCAGCGGGGCACCGTGGACGACCCCGGGGTCGTCGAGGCCGCCACCGCCCTGGAACGGGATCTGGCCTCACGCGAGGGCGTCGCCGAGACCGCCTCCTACTGGGGGCGCGGCGGGTCCCCGGCGATGCGCTCCGAGGACGGCACCCAGGCGCTGATCACCGTGCGCATGGAGGGCACGGTCACCGAGGCGCGCACCGCGCTCGGCGGGATCTCGCCGGACTTCACCCGCGACGACGAGGTCATCCGGGTCGAGGTCGGCGGCGGCGACGAGGTCTTCCGCCAGGCCGCCGAGCAGGCGCAGGCCGACTTCCTGCTCGCCGAGGCCATCGTCTTCCCGCTGGTGTTCGTGCTCCTGCTCGTCCTCTACCGCAGGATCTCGGTGGCGGCGCTGACCCTGGGCATGGGCCTGCTCTCCGTGGTCACCACGCTCGCCCTGCTGCGCGGGGTCACCTACCTCACCGACGTGTCCACCTTCGCCGCCAACCTCACCCTGGTCATGGGCGTGGGCCTGGGCGTGGACTACGGCCTGTTCGTCATCAACCGCTTCCGCGAGGAGCTGGCCCGGGGCAGGCGGGTCCCCGAGGCGGTCTCCCTGGCCGTCTCCAAGGCCGGGCGCACCGTCCTGTTCAGCGGACTGACGGTCGCGGTGGCCCTGTCCTGCCTGATGCTCTTCCCCTTCCCCTTCCTCCAGTCCTTCGCCTACGCGGGCGTGGGAACCGTGCTGACCTCGGTGTTCGCCGCGCTGGTCATCCTGCCCGCGGCTCTGGCCAAGGTCGGGCACCGGGTCCGGCCCAAGCGCGAGCCCGACCCCGACAGCGGCTGGTGGCACTCCACCGCGCTGCGGATGATGCGCCGCCCGCTGCTGTGGGGCCTGCCCGCGCTCGCGGTGGTCCTGGTGCTGGCGGCGCCCGCGGTGGGGCTCGACTTCGGCCTGCCCGACGCGCGCGTGCTGCCGCAGGGGGCCTCCAGCCGCGACGTGCAGGACCAGATCGGCGCGAACTTCGTCCAGGAGGAGATGGACGCCGTCCAGGTGCTGGTGGACGTACCCGGCAGGGAGGCCGAGGCCGACGTCATCAGCGCCTACGCCGCCGACCTGTCGCGGGTGGAGGGCGTCTACCAGGTGGACGCGCTCACCGGGCGCTTCAGCGGCGGGGAGCGGACCGACGGGGCCGAACCGCGGGCACAGGAGCGGTTCGGGTCGGCGGAGCGGACGTGGCTGTCCGTGGTGCCCACCGCCGGGGCCCTGGAGGACGTCGAGGACCTCATCGACCGGGTCCGGGACGTGCCCGCGCCCGGTGAGACCCGGATCGGCGGTTACCCGGCCGACCTGACCGATTTCCGCGAGGCCCTGCTGGGGCAGGTGCCGCTGGTGTTCGGCCTCATCCTCGCCATCACCTTCGTCATCCTGTTCCTCATGACCGGGAGCATCCTGCTGCCCGCCAAGGCGATCGTGCTCAACGTGCTCAGCCTCGCGGTGATGTTCGGCGTGATGGTGTGGATCTTCCAGGAGGGGAACCTGTCCGGGCTGCTGGGCTTCACCGCCAACGGCACCCTGGAGACGACGTTCCCCATCCTGATGTTCTGCATCGCCTTCGGGCTGTCCATGGACTACGAGGTGTTCATGATGTCCCGGATCAAGGAGGAGTACGACCTGACCGGGGACAACACCCGCGCGGTCGCGGCCGGACTCCAGCGCAGCGGCCCCCTGGTCACGGCGGCGGCCGTCATCCTGGCCGCCTCCTTCGCCGCCTACGCCGTCTCCGACGTGCTGTACCTGATGATGCTGGCGGTCGGTATGGCGGTGGTGATCCTGGTGGACGCCACCCTCATCCGCGGCGTGCTGGTACCGGTGTTCATGCGGCTGGCCGGACGGGCCAACTGGTGGGCCCCGGCGCCGCTCAAGCGCGTGCACGCCCGCTTCGGCGTCTCCGAGTGA
- a CDS encoding MMPL family transporter: MPTQTGLFGRLGRGVHRWRWAVLAATAVFAVFSGIWGSGLFSDVSESGFEDPDSESARATRVLEEELGHDGVDVVAVYRSDEIRVDNPTFAAAVQRIADGMPEDAVADFDTYLDEDLGETERGMLVAEDMDATYIPVTLSGETHADRLHQYEEVAEYLSSSNLEVHLGGSVAIEHELAESAESDVVRAELITLPILLFLLVLIFGGLVAGLVPLAVGGLAILGSLTLLRALTHVTEVSVFAINVATILGLGLAIDYGLFMVSRFREELRRGRSIADAVSRTVDTAGRTVAFSGITVGIAFAGLLFFPQPILKSIGWGGIAVVVFDLLAALVFLPALMAAVGHRVNRLRLPLPRRTVTGAVHEGAWSRLARVVMRGPAVSLVAVGGVLLVFSAGLASTELGSTDQRYLPADSGSRIATEALSDDFPAGGLGTLDVAVVGGADDGALEEYTERLAGLEEAVSATVERTGEDVAHVVVAYRGASDSPEVADLVRDVRAEPVPEGAEESLVGGVAAMQQDNVAAIVDAAPMTVGFVATATLLLLFLAFGSIVLPVKAVLMGALSLGASLGVVVWGFQEGAFSGLLGFEAVGTIDPTYLVLIIVVAFGLAMDYELFLLSRVREEYLRTGDNTRSVAAGLQHTGQIITSAAILLMVVLLAMGTSDLLFLKVIGIGLAIAVLVDATLVRAVMVPATMRLLGGANWWLPRPLRWLHDRIGISEGGDEDGPEPAVERDGRRRVHAGV, translated from the coding sequence ATGCCGACACAAACGGGGCTTTTCGGTCGGCTGGGACGGGGAGTCCACCGCTGGCGCTGGGCGGTCCTCGCCGCCACCGCGGTCTTCGCCGTCTTCTCCGGGATCTGGGGCTCGGGGCTCTTCTCCGACGTCAGCGAGAGCGGGTTCGAGGATCCCGACTCCGAGTCCGCGCGGGCCACGCGCGTCCTGGAGGAGGAGCTGGGCCACGACGGCGTCGACGTCGTCGCGGTCTACCGCAGCGACGAGATCCGGGTGGACAACCCCACCTTCGCCGCGGCGGTCCAGCGTATCGCCGACGGCATGCCCGAGGACGCGGTCGCCGACTTCGACACCTACCTCGACGAGGACCTCGGCGAGACCGAGCGCGGCATGCTCGTGGCCGAGGACATGGACGCCACCTACATCCCCGTGACTCTCAGCGGGGAGACCCACGCCGATCGCCTCCACCAGTACGAGGAGGTGGCCGAGTACCTGTCCTCCAGCAACTTGGAGGTCCACCTGGGCGGCTCGGTGGCGATCGAGCACGAGCTGGCCGAGAGCGCCGAGAGCGACGTCGTCCGCGCCGAGCTCATCACCCTGCCGATCCTGCTGTTCCTGCTCGTCCTGATCTTCGGCGGCCTCGTCGCGGGCCTGGTCCCGCTCGCCGTCGGCGGCCTGGCCATCCTGGGCTCGCTGACCCTCCTGCGCGCGCTGACCCACGTCACCGAGGTGTCGGTGTTCGCGATCAACGTCGCCACCATCCTGGGCCTGGGGCTGGCGATCGACTACGGACTGTTCATGGTCAGCCGCTTCCGGGAGGAGTTGCGCCGGGGCCGCAGCATCGCCGACGCGGTGAGCCGTACGGTGGACACCGCCGGACGCACCGTGGCCTTCTCCGGCATCACCGTCGGCATCGCCTTCGCTGGCCTGCTCTTCTTCCCCCAGCCCATCCTCAAGTCGATCGGCTGGGGCGGCATCGCCGTCGTGGTCTTCGACCTGCTGGCCGCGCTGGTCTTCCTGCCCGCGCTGATGGCCGCGGTCGGGCACCGCGTCAACCGCCTGAGGCTGCCGCTGCCCCGCCGCACCGTCACCGGAGCCGTGCACGAGGGGGCCTGGTCGCGCCTGGCCCGCGTCGTCATGCGCGGCCCCGCCGTGTCCCTGGTCGCGGTCGGCGGCGTCCTGCTGGTCTTCAGCGCCGGCCTGGCCTCCACCGAACTCGGCTCCACCGACCAGCGCTACCTGCCCGCCGACTCCGGGAGCCGGATCGCCACCGAGGCGCTCTCCGACGACTTCCCCGCGGGCGGCCTGGGCACGCTCGACGTCGCGGTGGTCGGCGGCGCCGACGACGGGGCCCTGGAGGAGTACACCGAGCGCCTGGCGGGCCTGGAGGAGGCCGTGTCGGCGACGGTGGAGCGCACCGGCGAGGACGTCGCCCACGTCGTGGTCGCCTACCGGGGCGCCTCCGACTCCCCGGAGGTCGCCGACCTGGTGCGCGACGTGCGCGCCGAACCGGTTCCGGAGGGGGCGGAGGAGAGCCTGGTCGGCGGCGTGGCCGCCATGCAGCAGGACAACGTGGCGGCGATCGTCGACGCGGCGCCCATGACCGTGGGCTTCGTCGCCACGGCCACCCTGCTCCTGCTCTTCCTCGCCTTCGGTTCGATCGTCCTGCCGGTCAAGGCGGTGCTCATGGGGGCGCTGTCCCTGGGCGCCTCCCTGGGCGTGGTGGTCTGGGGCTTCCAGGAGGGCGCCTTCTCCGGGCTGCTCGGGTTCGAGGCGGTGGGCACCATCGACCCCACCTACCTGGTGCTGATCATCGTCGTGGCCTTCGGCCTGGCGATGGACTACGAGCTGTTCCTGCTCAGCCGGGTGCGCGAGGAGTACCTGCGCACCGGGGACAACACGCGCTCGGTGGCGGCGGGGCTCCAGCACACCGGCCAGATCATCACCAGCGCCGCGATCCTGCTGATGGTGGTGCTCCTGGCCATGGGCACCTCGGACCTGCTCTTCCTGAAGGTCATCGGCATCGGCCTGGCCATCGCGGTCCTGGTGGACGCCACCCTGGTGCGCGCGGTCATGGTGCCCGCCACGATGCGCCTGCTGGGCGGGGCCAACTGGTGGCTGCCCCGGCCGCTGCGCTGGCTGCACGACCGGATCGGGATCTCCGAGGGCGGCGACGAGGACGGGCCCGAACCCGCCGTGGAGCGGGACGGGCGCAGAAGGGTGCACGCGGGGGTGTGA